A window of the Xenopus laevis strain J_2021 chromosome 9_10L, Xenopus_laevis_v10.1, whole genome shotgun sequence genome harbors these coding sequences:
- the LOC108700937 gene encoding synaptonemal complex protein 2 isoform X2: protein MPATHESQLEANIDHALSTRGPDLRPLKAFLLNESCAGGSQKCSKFLLGKLHKLICRELDNRGVKEASLVVNVIHKFASSMTLNNEEWLTASIKQGLVEKMIIWFEKSTDLLSYGENQKNETILNFAEDFFDVVMLVHDHSSEGKMQILEHFLVRACSLISNAAVNIFVKQEAARKLNLMLDTMPLGARKKILVTEEMTSVMTSMARRILDVGDYDLQVAITEALCRMISATQRGELASLWFPMEFVSEAFKAIKDSEFETDCRKFLNLINGILGDKRSVVTMPCLSVYLDNHKLQIPCDENLEEFWIDFNTGTQSISFYVSTDAAEDHQWETVCMTDSDVIVYSIEEVDNNKLLTVDMKAPIAIGHYEGKQIRIYFSYTLDILDATRRVFAAHKNKGFIKKQTVSEAETTVRIIFEESGSQVLLSESQGSISSVKPVTESDVRDIAGINQSLKQTTCSNEQDTNSSKLATPIKSKVSEVSMVFPASFGLKITNIAANNASRKLRIKPPLEMVRSAERKTLNETRGGSLCRDETPKLPKHKSIAENTDAACKSEDVNKLLKDDSNEIVPDTQFCATKDTFLLRGLTKRKQENCIGLKDRVSISSGYIANQEKISSLVVKQQLVSVGERSPKQTSKRNKTENQCIQARKVKNKQKSPASVSKLPQSKDSSAKCRNDAEKNFVSKPDTNLKMEFTRANEISTTHAKETSTEKYNQPSRRKIYQRSSESGILKCPDKSMKEKPKEMTDTANLLIKNIRRKYTGVTEENKREETMFERKKINKQSLLANKDKNRTRGFNLNSTKDFQTKKKELWNDVYNFQLSATDDPTINLGISSATVSEKMSSNVLASWSKSTKDKQKDKTNTEKMSKDQCKHLFSDSDTESGAEETKTNVSWLQEPHGKKKPNLSYRSQKAQKKQEQAMANKIMSVTKINSSEPNAGKKPYTSSEGNKSRNLKHPRRAATKSTNYKDLSNSESETEVPFSSLKKKEPFELYKAQKNLMKKTKNGEKNNLKNTQKKCLQNDTQKHCKVTNRNQHEPTYSPPASPAPSIEQFRSKEYDSDPQLSPRHHTFDRLSSPSFSASSSLKGTPVKSKDVTATTICTTEIKYMHHKWTESSSKSGTKIGKRDSSTSGKETTSSIYSLVSKDSRLVSDQSGPEMRIPSTEVRRINTKVSVNSLKRNHGDISIHDDSISIHDDINPEKHKKPGFHGKHKKCKLLPRRLFQSPDKGKSTCRGSETLSTLSGNEASNTGLDTWEGNGPEVGIICQEISREFTRKVQTRSRKMDSFTKQSLKSVQHHLTSLGTQVRDFRIKGLDQFQQTIIEEIEKFENDSQALKNMEKEFTAFWKKQMQVLSAYHQNEEKRIHQLRSLFENNTFQNVEYEEGIFNSEMHLMKDDMKQFQERLLKEMQEEELHSVRRGLQSLFMAGARNL, encoded by the exons GAGCTTGATAACAGAGGAGTAAAGGAAGCATCACTGGTTGTTAATGTAATACATAAATTTGCCAGCAGTATGACATTAAATAACGAGGAATGGCTGACTGCTTCTATAAAACAGGGGCTTGTTGAAAAG atgattataTGGTTTGAAAAGTCAACAGATCTTTTGTCTTATGGTGAAAACCAGAAAAATGAAACAATTCTCAACTTTGCTGAAGATTTTTTCGATGTTGTAATG CTCGTTCATGACCACAGTAGTGAGG GAAAAATGCAGATATTAGAGCATTTTCTTGTCCGGGCATGTTCCTTAATATCCAACGCCGCTGTAAATATCTTCGTTAAACAAGAG GCAGCACGAAAGCTGAATTTAATGCTGGATACTATGCCTCTGGGTGCCAGAAAGAAAATCCTTGTCACAGAAGAGATGACGTCTGTCAT gaCATCTATGGCTAGGAGAATATTAGATGTTGGAG ATTATGATTTGCAAGTGGCCATCACAGAAGCTTTGTGTCGAATGATATCAGCAACACAGAGAGGAGAACTTGCGAGTCTGTGGTTTCCCATGGAATTTGTCTCTGAAGCATTCAAAGCAATAAAGGATTCTGAATTTGAAACT GACTGTAGGAAATTCCTTAATCTAATCAATGGGATTTTGGGAGACAAACGAAG TGTTGTTACCATGCcttgtctgtctgtatatctcgACAACCACAAG CTCCAGATACCATGTGACGAAAACCTGGAAGAATTCTGGATTGATTTTAATACTGGAACCCAAAGCATTTCTTTCTATGTTTCTACAGATGCAGCAGAG GATCATCAGTGGGAGACAGTTTGCATGACAGACAGTGATGTGATTGTGTACAGTATTGAAG AAGTAGACAATAACAAGTTACTAACAGTGGATATGAAAGCTCCAATTGCCATTGGCCATTATGAAGGCAAGCAAATACGCATATACTTCAGTTATACTTTGGATATTTTGGATGCTACCAGGAGAGTTTTTGCTGCACATAAGAATAAG gggtttattaaaaaacaaacggTGTCAGAAGCAGAAACAACAGTCCGTATCATATTTGAGGAGAGTGGATCTCAG GTCCTTCTTTCTGAAAGCCAAGGGTCCATTTCTTCTGTAAAACCTGTGACTGAATCAGATGTCAGAGACATTGCAGGGATAAACCAGAGTCTCAAGCAAACTACATGTAGCAATGAGCAAGACACTAACAGCTCAAAG CTTGCAACTCCCATTAAAAGTAAAGTTTCAGAAGTATCAATGGTTTTTCCTGCCTCCTTTGGACTGAAGATTACAAACATAGCAGCAAACAACG CATCTAGGAAACTTAGGATAAAACCTCCTTTAGAAATGGTAAGGTCTGCTGAAAGGAAGACTCTAAATGAAACCAGAGGTGGGTCTCTGTGCAGGGACGAAACTCCTAAACTGCCAAAG CATAAATCCATTGCAGAGAATACAGATGCTGCATGTAAGTCTGAAGACGTAAATAAACTCCTGAAAG ATGACTCAAATGAGATTGTGCCAGACACACAATTTTGTGCCACAAAGGATACATTTTT ACTGCGTGGTCTCACCAAGAGGAAGCAGGAAAACTGTATTGGTCTCAAAGATAGAGTAAGCATATCATCTGGATATATTGCTAATCAAG AAAAGATCAGCAGCCTCGTTGTCAAGCAGCAATTAGTATCTGTAGGAGAACGATCTCCAAAACAGACGAGTAAACGGAACAAAACAGAAAATCAGTGTATACAAGCacgtaaagttaaaaataagcagAAAAGTCCTGCCAGTGTTTCCAAACTGCCTCAGTCTAAAGACTCAAGTGCTAAATGCAGGAACGATGCCGAAAAGAATTTTGTTTCCAAACCGGACACAAATTTGAAGATGGAGTTCACTAGAGCTAATGAAATATCCACAACTCATGCAAAGGAAACATCTACAGAAAAATATAACCAGCCCAGCAGaaggaagatttatcaaagatcatcAGAATCAGGCATTCTCAAATGCCCTGACAAAAGCATG AAAGAGAAACCTAAAGAGATGACAGACACAGCCAACTTGTTAATTAAGAACATCAGAAGAAAATACACGGGGGTGACTGAGGAAAATAAAAGAGAAGAGACCATGTTTGAGAG gaaaaagatCAACAAACAGTCCCTGCTTGCAAACAAG GATAAAAATAGAACAAGAGGCTTCAATCTGAACAGCACTAAAGATTTTCAGACAAAGAAAAAAGAGCTGTG GAATGATGTTTATAATTTCCAGCTTAGTGCAACTGATGATCCAACAATAAATCTTGGG ATATCATCAGCTACTGTGTCGGAGAAGATGAGCAGCAACGTTCTGGCAAGTTGGTC gaAATCAACTAAAGACAAGCAGAAGGACAAGACAAACACAGAGAAAATG TCTAAAGATCAATGTAAGCATCTATTCAGTGATTCTGATACTGAGAGTGGGGCTGAAGAGACTAAAACCAATGTTAGCTGGTTACAAGAGCCACATGGCAAAAAGAAACCTAATCTAAGCTATAGAAGTCAAAAAGCACAGAAGAAACAAGAACAAGCCATGGCAA ACAAGATAATGTCGGTAACAAAAATTAATTCATCAGAGCCAAATGCAGGCAAG AAACCATATACCTCAAGTGAAGGCAATAAGAGTAGAAACCTCAAGCATCCTCGGAGAGCAGCCACCAAAAGCACCAACTATAAAGACCTCTCCAACTCCGAGTCAGAAACTGAGGTGCCATTTTCATCCCTGAAAAAAAAGGAACCT TTTGAACTATATAAAGCACAGAAGAATctgatgaaaaaaacaaaaaacggtgAAAAGAATAATCTCAAAAACacgcaaaaaaaatgtttgcaaaatgaTACCCAAAAACATTGCAAAGTCACAAATAGGAACCAACATGAACCAACCTACTCCCCACCCGCAAGTCCTGCTCCTTCTATCGAGCAATTCAGAT CCAAAGAATATGATTCTGATCCCCAACTATCACCTAGACATCATACATTTGACAGACTGTCTTCTCCTTCGTTCTCTGCCTCATCCTCTTTGAAAGGAACTCCAGTAAAATCAAAGGATGTTACAGCAACAACAATTTGTacaacagaaataaaatacatgcaCCACAAATGGACAGAGTCCAGCAGCAAGTCTGGAACCAAGATCGGAAAGCGTGATTCCAGCACAAGTGGAAAAGAAACAACATCGTCAATTTACAGCCTGGTTTCCAAG GACAGTAGGCTTGTCTCTGATCAGTCTGGGCCTGAAATGAGAATACCAAGCACCGAAGTACGTAGAATTAACACCAAAGTATCtg TAAATAGCCTGAAGCGCAACCACGGTGATATCAGCATCCATGATGACAGTATCAGCATCCATGATGACATAAAcccagaaaaacataaaaagccgGGATTCCATGGAAAGCACAAAAAATGCAAGTTACTCCCGCGAAGACTGTTTCAGTCTCCTGATAAAGGAAAGAGCACCTGCAGAG GTTCGGAGACCCTGTCCACACTGTCAGGAAATGAGGCCTCCAATACAGGCTTGGATACCTGGGAAGGGAATGGTCCTGAAGTAGGCATAATCTGCCAGGAAATCAGCAGGGAATTTACTAGAAAAGTACAG ACTCGCTCCAGAAAAATGGACTCTTTCACAAAACAGTCTCTGAAATCAGTTCAGCACCATCTGACGTCTTTGGGTACGCAGGTCCGAGACTTCAG GATAAAGGGCCTGGACCAGTTCCAACAAACCATCATAGAAGAGATTGAAAAGTTTGAAAACGATTCTCAGGCactgaaaaatatggaaaaggaATTTACA GCTTTCTGGAAAAAGCAAATGCAAGTGCTCAGCGCATATCACCAGAATGAAGAGAAGAG AATTCATCAACTCAGATCCTTATTTGAGAATAACACATTTCAGAATGTGGAATACGAGGAAGGCATTTTTAATTCCGAG atgCATCTTATGAAAGACGACATGAAGCAGTTTCAAGAACGACTTCTAAAAGAAATG
- the LOC108700937 gene encoding synaptonemal complex protein 2 isoform X1, with protein sequence MPATHESQLEANIDHALSTRGPDLRPLKAFLLNESCAGGSQKCSKFLLGKLHKLICRELDNRGVKEASLVVNVIHKFASSMTLNNEEWLTASIKQGLVEKMIIWFEKSTDLLSYGENQKNETILNFAEDFFDVVMLVHDHSSEGKMQILEHFLVRACSLISNAAVNIFVKQEAARKLNLMLDTMPLGARKKILVTEEMTSVMTSMARRILDVGDYDLQVAITEALCRMISATQRGELASLWFPMEFVSEAFKAIKDSEFETDCRKFLNLINGILGDKRSVVTMPCLSVYLDNHKLQIPCDENLEEFWIDFNTGTQSISFYVSTDAAEDHQWETVCMTDSDVIVYSIEEVDNNKLLTVDMKAPIAIGHYEGKQIRIYFSYTLDILDATRRVFAAHKNKGFIKKQTVSEAETTVRIIFEESGSQVLLSESQGSISSVKPVTESDVRDIAGINQSLKQTTCSNEQDTNSSKLATPIKSKVSEVSMVFPASFGLKITNIAANNASRKLRIKPPLEMVRSAERKTLNETRGGSLCRDETPKLPKHKSIAENTDAACKSEDVNKLLKDDSNEIVPDTQFCATKDTFLLRGLTKRKQENCIGLKDRVSISSGYIANQEKISSLVVKQQLVSVGERSPKQTSKRNKTENQCIQARKVKNKQKSPASVSKLPQSKDSSAKCRNDAEKNFVSKPDTNLKMEFTRANEISTTHAKETSTEKYNQPSRRKIYQRSSESGILKCPDKSMKEKPKEMTDTANLLIKNIRRKYTGVTEENKREETMFERKKINKQSLLANKDKNRTRGFNLNSTKDFQTKKKELWNDVYNFQLSATDDPTINLGISSATVSEKMSSNVLASWSKSTKDKQKDKTNTEKMSKDQCKHLFSDSDTESGAEETKTNVSWLQEPHGKKKPNLSYRSQKAQKKQEQAMANKIMSVTKINSSEPNAGKKPYTSSEGNKSRNLKHPRRAATKSTNYKDLSNSESETEVPFSSLKKKEPFELYKAQKNLMKKTKNGEKNNLKNTQKKCLQNDTQKHCKVTNRNQHEPTYSPPASPAPSIEQFRSKEYDSDPQLSPRHHTFDRLSSPSFSASSSLKGTPVKSKDVTATTICTTEIKYMHHKWTESSSKSGTKIGKRDSSTSGKETTSSIYSLVSKPTLTNFTLDQSLVNTNIKIPGTETMSRKQMEQEDSRLVSDQSGPEMRIPSTEVRRINTKVSVNSLKRNHGDISIHDDSISIHDDINPEKHKKPGFHGKHKKCKLLPRRLFQSPDKGKSTCRGSETLSTLSGNEASNTGLDTWEGNGPEVGIICQEISREFTRKVQTRSRKMDSFTKQSLKSVQHHLTSLGTQVRDFRIKGLDQFQQTIIEEIEKFENDSQALKNMEKEFTAFWKKQMQVLSAYHQNEEKRIHQLRSLFENNTFQNVEYEEGIFNSEMHLMKDDMKQFQERLLKEMQEEELHSVRRGLQSLFMAGARNL encoded by the exons GAGCTTGATAACAGAGGAGTAAAGGAAGCATCACTGGTTGTTAATGTAATACATAAATTTGCCAGCAGTATGACATTAAATAACGAGGAATGGCTGACTGCTTCTATAAAACAGGGGCTTGTTGAAAAG atgattataTGGTTTGAAAAGTCAACAGATCTTTTGTCTTATGGTGAAAACCAGAAAAATGAAACAATTCTCAACTTTGCTGAAGATTTTTTCGATGTTGTAATG CTCGTTCATGACCACAGTAGTGAGG GAAAAATGCAGATATTAGAGCATTTTCTTGTCCGGGCATGTTCCTTAATATCCAACGCCGCTGTAAATATCTTCGTTAAACAAGAG GCAGCACGAAAGCTGAATTTAATGCTGGATACTATGCCTCTGGGTGCCAGAAAGAAAATCCTTGTCACAGAAGAGATGACGTCTGTCAT gaCATCTATGGCTAGGAGAATATTAGATGTTGGAG ATTATGATTTGCAAGTGGCCATCACAGAAGCTTTGTGTCGAATGATATCAGCAACACAGAGAGGAGAACTTGCGAGTCTGTGGTTTCCCATGGAATTTGTCTCTGAAGCATTCAAAGCAATAAAGGATTCTGAATTTGAAACT GACTGTAGGAAATTCCTTAATCTAATCAATGGGATTTTGGGAGACAAACGAAG TGTTGTTACCATGCcttgtctgtctgtatatctcgACAACCACAAG CTCCAGATACCATGTGACGAAAACCTGGAAGAATTCTGGATTGATTTTAATACTGGAACCCAAAGCATTTCTTTCTATGTTTCTACAGATGCAGCAGAG GATCATCAGTGGGAGACAGTTTGCATGACAGACAGTGATGTGATTGTGTACAGTATTGAAG AAGTAGACAATAACAAGTTACTAACAGTGGATATGAAAGCTCCAATTGCCATTGGCCATTATGAAGGCAAGCAAATACGCATATACTTCAGTTATACTTTGGATATTTTGGATGCTACCAGGAGAGTTTTTGCTGCACATAAGAATAAG gggtttattaaaaaacaaacggTGTCAGAAGCAGAAACAACAGTCCGTATCATATTTGAGGAGAGTGGATCTCAG GTCCTTCTTTCTGAAAGCCAAGGGTCCATTTCTTCTGTAAAACCTGTGACTGAATCAGATGTCAGAGACATTGCAGGGATAAACCAGAGTCTCAAGCAAACTACATGTAGCAATGAGCAAGACACTAACAGCTCAAAG CTTGCAACTCCCATTAAAAGTAAAGTTTCAGAAGTATCAATGGTTTTTCCTGCCTCCTTTGGACTGAAGATTACAAACATAGCAGCAAACAACG CATCTAGGAAACTTAGGATAAAACCTCCTTTAGAAATGGTAAGGTCTGCTGAAAGGAAGACTCTAAATGAAACCAGAGGTGGGTCTCTGTGCAGGGACGAAACTCCTAAACTGCCAAAG CATAAATCCATTGCAGAGAATACAGATGCTGCATGTAAGTCTGAAGACGTAAATAAACTCCTGAAAG ATGACTCAAATGAGATTGTGCCAGACACACAATTTTGTGCCACAAAGGATACATTTTT ACTGCGTGGTCTCACCAAGAGGAAGCAGGAAAACTGTATTGGTCTCAAAGATAGAGTAAGCATATCATCTGGATATATTGCTAATCAAG AAAAGATCAGCAGCCTCGTTGTCAAGCAGCAATTAGTATCTGTAGGAGAACGATCTCCAAAACAGACGAGTAAACGGAACAAAACAGAAAATCAGTGTATACAAGCacgtaaagttaaaaataagcagAAAAGTCCTGCCAGTGTTTCCAAACTGCCTCAGTCTAAAGACTCAAGTGCTAAATGCAGGAACGATGCCGAAAAGAATTTTGTTTCCAAACCGGACACAAATTTGAAGATGGAGTTCACTAGAGCTAATGAAATATCCACAACTCATGCAAAGGAAACATCTACAGAAAAATATAACCAGCCCAGCAGaaggaagatttatcaaagatcatcAGAATCAGGCATTCTCAAATGCCCTGACAAAAGCATG AAAGAGAAACCTAAAGAGATGACAGACACAGCCAACTTGTTAATTAAGAACATCAGAAGAAAATACACGGGGGTGACTGAGGAAAATAAAAGAGAAGAGACCATGTTTGAGAG gaaaaagatCAACAAACAGTCCCTGCTTGCAAACAAG GATAAAAATAGAACAAGAGGCTTCAATCTGAACAGCACTAAAGATTTTCAGACAAAGAAAAAAGAGCTGTG GAATGATGTTTATAATTTCCAGCTTAGTGCAACTGATGATCCAACAATAAATCTTGGG ATATCATCAGCTACTGTGTCGGAGAAGATGAGCAGCAACGTTCTGGCAAGTTGGTC gaAATCAACTAAAGACAAGCAGAAGGACAAGACAAACACAGAGAAAATG TCTAAAGATCAATGTAAGCATCTATTCAGTGATTCTGATACTGAGAGTGGGGCTGAAGAGACTAAAACCAATGTTAGCTGGTTACAAGAGCCACATGGCAAAAAGAAACCTAATCTAAGCTATAGAAGTCAAAAAGCACAGAAGAAACAAGAACAAGCCATGGCAA ACAAGATAATGTCGGTAACAAAAATTAATTCATCAGAGCCAAATGCAGGCAAG AAACCATATACCTCAAGTGAAGGCAATAAGAGTAGAAACCTCAAGCATCCTCGGAGAGCAGCCACCAAAAGCACCAACTATAAAGACCTCTCCAACTCCGAGTCAGAAACTGAGGTGCCATTTTCATCCCTGAAAAAAAAGGAACCT TTTGAACTATATAAAGCACAGAAGAATctgatgaaaaaaacaaaaaacggtgAAAAGAATAATCTCAAAAACacgcaaaaaaaatgtttgcaaaatgaTACCCAAAAACATTGCAAAGTCACAAATAGGAACCAACATGAACCAACCTACTCCCCACCCGCAAGTCCTGCTCCTTCTATCGAGCAATTCAGAT CCAAAGAATATGATTCTGATCCCCAACTATCACCTAGACATCATACATTTGACAGACTGTCTTCTCCTTCGTTCTCTGCCTCATCCTCTTTGAAAGGAACTCCAGTAAAATCAAAGGATGTTACAGCAACAACAATTTGTacaacagaaataaaatacatgcaCCACAAATGGACAGAGTCCAGCAGCAAGTCTGGAACCAAGATCGGAAAGCGTGATTCCAGCACAAGTGGAAAAGAAACAACATCGTCAATTTACAGCCTGGTTTCCAAG ccCACACTGACTAATTTTACCTTGGATCAGTCTCTTGtcaatacaaatattaaaattccTGGCACAGAGACAATGTCCAGAAAGCAGATGGAGCAAGAG GACAGTAGGCTTGTCTCTGATCAGTCTGGGCCTGAAATGAGAATACCAAGCACCGAAGTACGTAGAATTAACACCAAAGTATCtg TAAATAGCCTGAAGCGCAACCACGGTGATATCAGCATCCATGATGACAGTATCAGCATCCATGATGACATAAAcccagaaaaacataaaaagccgGGATTCCATGGAAAGCACAAAAAATGCAAGTTACTCCCGCGAAGACTGTTTCAGTCTCCTGATAAAGGAAAGAGCACCTGCAGAG GTTCGGAGACCCTGTCCACACTGTCAGGAAATGAGGCCTCCAATACAGGCTTGGATACCTGGGAAGGGAATGGTCCTGAAGTAGGCATAATCTGCCAGGAAATCAGCAGGGAATTTACTAGAAAAGTACAG ACTCGCTCCAGAAAAATGGACTCTTTCACAAAACAGTCTCTGAAATCAGTTCAGCACCATCTGACGTCTTTGGGTACGCAGGTCCGAGACTTCAG GATAAAGGGCCTGGACCAGTTCCAACAAACCATCATAGAAGAGATTGAAAAGTTTGAAAACGATTCTCAGGCactgaaaaatatggaaaaggaATTTACA GCTTTCTGGAAAAAGCAAATGCAAGTGCTCAGCGCATATCACCAGAATGAAGAGAAGAG AATTCATCAACTCAGATCCTTATTTGAGAATAACACATTTCAGAATGTGGAATACGAGGAAGGCATTTTTAATTCCGAG atgCATCTTATGAAAGACGACATGAAGCAGTTTCAAGAACGACTTCTAAAAGAAATG